One Zeugodacus cucurbitae isolate PBARC_wt_2022May chromosome 3, idZeuCucr1.2, whole genome shotgun sequence genomic region harbors:
- the LOC105217625 gene encoding 60S ribosomal protein L21, producing the protein MTNSKGYRRGTRDMFSRPFRKHGTIPLSTYMRVFKNGDIVDIKGHGAVQKGMPYKAYHGKTGRVYNVTPHAVGVIVNKRVRGKILPKRINVRIEHVHHSKCREDFLRRVKENELKLKEAKAKGVYVNLKRQPKAPKPAHFVKQIEEPIQLAPIPYEFVA; encoded by the coding sequence ATGACCAATTCAAAGGGTTATCGTCGCGGCACCCGAGACATGTTCTCGCGCCCCTTCCGCAAGCATGGTACCATTCCCTTGTCCACTTACATGCGTGTGTTTAAGAACGGTGATATTGTCGACATTAAAGGACATGGTGCCGTACAAAAGGGTATGCCCTACAAAGCATACCATGGCAAAACCGGTCGCGTATACAACGTTACTCCACATGCTGTCGGTGTCATTGTAAACAAACGTGTGCGTGGTAAGATCCTACCCAAGCGTATCAATGTACGTATTGAACATGTGCACCACTCCAAGTGCCGTGAGGACTTCTTGCGCCGCGTTAAGGAGAATGAACTTAAGCTGAAGGAAGCTAAGGCTAAGGGTGTGTATGTTAACTTGAAGCGTCAACCAAAGGCCCCAAAACCAGCGCATTTCGTTAAACAGATTGAGGAACCAATCCAATTGGCACCAATCCCATACGAATTCGTTGCTTAA
- the LOC105217624 gene encoding anamorsin homolog gives MEQFKGAAKTLFIWTQSSLVQASTEKLKEATGGEIVLENINRLTFATYGESTFDLIVIENAQLTDAFDKLLRLLKPNGKLHLASIFGTPEVFQQELKLSGFINVSINKDDGTLTSQKPNYETGSAIKLSFAKKDGKPKSVWKVNGDGDEELIDEDDLLDEEDKKKPDPESLRVCGTTGKRKACKNCSCGLAEELETEAAQKSKADTANAKSSCGNCYLGDAFRCSTCPYIGMPAFKPGEKVELAGNLLKDDI, from the exons atggaGCAATTTAAAGGCGCAGCGAAAACACTTTTCATATGGACACAATCATCACTTGTACAGGCTAGTACTGAAAAATTGAAGGAGGCAACTGGCGGTGAAATTGTTCTAGAGAATATCAATCGCTTAACTTTTG CCACTTACGGCGAATCTACATTCGAtctaattgtaattgaaaacgCACAGTTGACAGATGCTTTTGATAAGCTGCTACGCTTACTGAAACCAAATGGCAAACTACATTTAGCCAGTATTTTTGGTACACCGGAAGTATTTCAACAAGAGCTAAAACTTTCTGGATTTATCAATGTTAGCATAAATAAGGATGACGGTACATTGACTAGTCAGAAACCAAATTACGAAACTGGCTCTGCTATCAAGCTGTCTTTTGCTAAGAAAGATGGCAAACCAAAATCAGTTTGGAAAGTAAATGGTGATGGCGATGAAGAGCTAATCGATGAAGATGATTTGTTGGATGAAGAAGATAAGAAAAAACCGGATCCGGAAAGCCTAAGAG TTTGTGGCACCACTGGCAAACGAAAGGCTTGTAAAAATTGTTCTTGTGGTTTGGCAGAAGAACTTGAAACCGAGGCAGCACAAAAATCGAAGGCAGACACAGCAAATGCTAAATCCAGTTGTGGCAAT TGCTACTTGGGTGATGCGTTCCGTTGTTCAACATGTCCTTATATTGGCATGCCTGCATTTAAACCTGGCGAAAAGGTGGAGTTGGCTGGCAATTTACTTAAAGATGATATCTAA